CTAGGCTGTTTGTGTTTTACTTTTTCTTGGTGGTTTGTGTTCAAGTTGGTCGACTGGTTCTACAGAAAAGATGGATAAGGAAAATGCCAGAATAATATAAGTGTGGTGAAGACGAAATGGATCGTACGCCaacgagaagagaagaaaaggaataTCCATGGATATCTCGGTTGAAGCCAGGGACGGAGCCAAGAGTCCACTTAAATTCATTTTGACCTGGGCTAAAGGCTGTAACCAACCCTAAaaaattttcattttgatttttttatactgACGGACGAGAAGGTTATCCGGGCTACAGTCCAGATTAGCCCTCTCACAGGTCCATCCCTGGTTGAAACGCTTATAATTATTCCTAATTTTGTGACGCCTAAGTGTTACAAAAGAATTAGAACGAATTATCCGCTGTTAGTTTATTTTGCTTCTTCAGTTGCACCCACTGGTGCGCCGTCATCTAGCCTAGAATAAGTAGCAGCAGTAGACGAACGAAGTGAGCCAACCCCAGGCTCTAGGCCCCTTAAGTCCTCACAAACCATAAGCCCACCCTTCCTTTCACCTTGTATTTATTATTTAGTCCACCACTTATCTATTCATTATGTAGGTGTAAATATCCACAGATCTAGGTGGAACAATCCTAGGTAATGAGGCATCAACAATAGGTGGAGTGTGAAGCACCAAATCATCTTATACAAGCTCAGCGCGAGAAAAGAGACATCGAAAAAACTCGTGAGGTCAGTACGTGTAAATGTGAAACTCGGATGTGATCCCTGTCCAGTACAAGGGAAATAAATGCACTGACAAAGCGGTTGAGAGGATAAGAAGGACCTGGTCAAAGTAAGACTCGGGACCGAGAGTATCAAGGACGACATCGGCCATACTCACTAAGCAATCGACATCGGGAAGAAGGACGTCGGGAGAAGATACCACTAAACTCGGCCCAACATCTCAGGAAAAGCATCATCCGTCACCCGAGAAGGATATCAAGGAAGATGTACCACGACTCACACTGTAACTTGGTTGTATCATCATGTGTAGGTATAAATAGAGAGCCTTGTAGAGAGTTAGAATCCAAGTAATCAGTGAGAAAGGAGAGAACACCAAGAACTTGAGAGTGAGAATTGAGAGCTTGTTAGTGAGATACATCCTTTGTAACCTTGAATcgagtaataagatcatccctttacccccgtggacgtaggtaatcataccgaaccacgtatatcttgtgttcttgtgtatctcttgcttgtttacttcaatgtgtgtgtgtttgtgattctttggatgtagttgtaggattttccacatctacattctggcgccgactaaggggaccgtGTAACATCTTTAGATACCTTGCATAAATACCATTAAAGAGAGATTCCAAAGCTCCTAAATCATCTCATGATGTTAGTCGATGCTAAGTGAAAGACTCTTATGGTTAAGAATATTAGTTTGTAGTCGAGTCTTTCGAAGCACCTTCTTTCTCAAAATCAAATCTGTTATAATTGTTTTTGTCGAATCTTCGTTGATCTCATGGAGTTTGCATCTCTGTCAAGTTGAAGAGTTCTATTAATGGGTGGAGTCATTGTCTTTTTGTATCGTGTTAAGTAAAATTCTCTTTATCTTGTTGTTTCGAGTCAAAGAAACTTATGATTTGACCCTTTCCTTTGAAAATAGGTTCTTTGCGTCAAAATTCTCGAAAGTAAGGTCTCGAATTTGAACTATGGTCGATTGTGTCTCCTTATATGACTAGGACGAGTTGTTAGAAAGATTCAAAAGCTCCCAAAAATATCTTTGTTGATGTTTGGTAATAACTAAAATGAAACTTCATCTCACTGGTCATTTCTCGTTGGTACAACAGTAGTACTGGTAAAACCAGCTCAAAATCATCGAGTTAGGGTTACCGAAACTATGGCTAGAAATGACATGATGAGCACTTCGGTGACAATCTCATCCTGATCCCATAACAAGAGCCTTATAATGTCGTTAGAAAGCCAAAAGAATCCCAAGGTAAAGCTATCCTTGCGGAGTTCCAAGGAAAGAATCGTGAAATCTTGTTTTTACAACCTGCGTAGTTGGGACACCGACAAAACGATTGGCGGAAGTCACCATTACAAACCCTGGCCAAGAAAGGAGCTTTCCGATTAAACGTACGGACGATTAGTGATTTCTGGCACAAGGAATGTTAGGAAAAATAATGATTAATGCATAAGAAAAGTACCGAAAGCGACGTAACCAAACCACATTTCAAAAACTGTCCTATTAGTCAAAACTACCTTACTTGCTGAGTTCAGCATGACAAAGTAAAAGGGAATCGTACTTGGTTGAACTTTTTCTTTTATGAGTGTCAGAACTATGGTACTTCGTCCTTAAACCTTTTCGAAAGCATTCCAAAGTGAGGTGTTGTGTGTTTTGTTGATGTAGGTAGGGACGGGAAAGCCGAAGGATACGACTCACACCCGAGACGATGGCTAGTACTCAGGAACACGAAGGATTCTGAGGAATCGAACGGTAGCAGGGACAAGCGCGCAGGAAGGAGCGACGGATTCACGACAGCAGAGCAACCGACAACACCAGCCAGAATAATCCCAAGCACAAGGTGGAGGAATGGAGACTGTCGATGAGGAAGTCGATCTGGGCCGAGACGATGACCCTCCCCCGAGAGGATTGCGCATCAACCCGAGTCAAATGGGGCCAGAGAATATGATGGATGGAATGACCGCTTCTGACACAGAGGACGATGAGGAAGCAATGATGATGCGCGAGGATCGTAGACGAGCCCCGCAACGCGTGGAGTACCAGTATGCTTTGGATCAAGAAGAAGCAAGGCTTAGACAAGTACGATTGGGAATGGACAACACAGCCCAAGACATCCCCTTGTCGCACTTCCAACAGCACCACCAACAGCGCCACCAGCTGCACCGCCTACCACAGCAGGAAGTCATGTGAACGGTCACTCCAGCCATGAGAGCACCAACCCAACACTGATGGTAATTCTGGCCAACCAGAGAAGACAGGATGACTTGACGAGGGAATTACAAAGGATCTAGGAATCTAGCACTAGAGCACGAGAATTACCAACTTCGAAACCTGAGATCTAGGTCAAGAGGGTCCTCGAGCCAAGGGGCATCCAGCAACCACACCCGATCACGGCTTACTAGAACTCCACCACTCGGCCAAGGCCGAGCACCCGACCCTAACTGCACGAGGAGTGGATACGGTCCTCCCGAAAATTCCTCGACCGATGAAGAAGTGTAAAATGGTAGACTTGATGCTTCGACTAAAGCCAAGCTAGAACAGCTTGAGCGGATGGTTAAGAAGCTGGCAGGAGTTGTGAAGGTTAATGATGAACGCAGGAAGTTCTTCAATAGGGTTAAAAGAAATATCAAGAAGTTTTAGATTCTTTAAACCAGTGGCTGACTCAGGTAATGCTTTTAATTCGCAATTATTGAGATCCAACGTTTGTAAATTAGAAAGACTTGTGACAGAATCAGGTAATTCTTCCATATACGTGAAAGAAACTTCAAGATGTCTTAATTTCTTTAGAGATTGAATGTTTTGAAGAAGATTTTGAACACGAATATCCATTTTGGTCAGTACCAACGTCTCTAGATTATAAAGCTTACTGATGGACTGATCATAATTGACTTCACTTAGATCAAGACAACAAAGGTGAAGGTACCTCAAGTGTTTCTGCTTAAAACTCAAATGACGCAACTCTAGGTAAGCAGGATTTGCAGATTCATTCACGCAAATGTTTATTTTTTGAGAATATAGCAGGGTCCAGGTTGGAACATTCAACAAGAAAAATCGTACGCAACTTCTTTGCAATACTTAAGCTTTTTAAAGATGTTGCTGATATTTCTTTATCCAGTTCTAACCGTAATCGCCGAACTTCAGAAACATCTTCCAACTCACTTGCCTTGAGAGATACCAATTCATTATCCCCAGAAACATCTTCTGCAAGATCGTGCACAAGATCATGCATCCTGCACTTCTCTATGTCGCCGAATTGATTCTTCTCGAAATTATGGAAAAAGGAGTTCCATGCCAGACTTCTGAAATAATCACGTCCAATGTCTTCTACCGATCTTTTACTTTTCACGTCCAATGTCTTTTAGAAATCCTTCTGCCATCCACAGGCGAACCAAGGCTTCTTTACTAATCTCCCAATTCTTGGGAAAGATTGAGCAATAAGAGAAACATTGTTTCAAATGAGATGGCAAGTTATTATAACTCAATTTTAATACCGACaagatttttcttttgttatctGAAGTATTCCAGATATCATCGTCTCTAATTGATCTCCAATCactttctttcctttttaagtgCAATAAACTTCCTAGAAATTTTGCTGCAAGTGGTAAACCACAGCATTGTTTTGCAATTTCTTTTCCTATGTCTGACATATTTGGGGAATTTAATGCTCCACCAGGAGAAAAGGCTTTATGCTTGATAATAGACCAACCTGCATCATCTTCTAACTGATCTAAACTGTGAGGAGGAATACTCCCCCTGACGATAGATGCAACTTGGTCATTCCGGGTAGTAATTAGTAATTTACTCCCAGGAGCACCAACAAGCAATACAGATTTCAGATTCTCCCATTGCTCTGAGTTTTCGTTCCACATATCGTCAAGTACTAGCAGATATTTCTTCCCTCTTTAAGTTTTCTTGAACCAAATTTACTAGTACTTGGAAATTCGAAACCCTATGGAACTTAGTTTGAGTAATGGACTCCATAATATTTACTAagatgatttcaatatcaaaattttcagacACATGGACCCACAATTTTGGCTCAAACATTTTATTTATCAAATTGTCTTTGTAAACGAGTTGCGCAAGTGTTGTCTTTCCCAGCCCCCCCATGCCCACTATGGATATTACGGAAACTTTTTCAGGGTATTGATTAGTATTGGCAaaacatgatgatgatgatgtggttgTTAAGAGTTTTATTATTTGGGATTTATCATCCTCCCTTCCTACAATTTCTGACTCGTTAACATGGGATGTGTCTTGCCGGTCCAGTTGTTCAGTACTTTCACCATCAGGAATAGGTGTAGTAATCTCTAACTGAAACCTAGCCATATCTTTGGtaatttcttttaatttttcgTTGATCTCTTTTATCTTTCTACCCATTGTTAGACGAAATTTAAGGGAAGGGTTCGAAGATGAAGTGAATTTGAGTACCTTATGCTTCGAGGTATCCTTTCTATCAACTCGACGCATGTCCTCATAGGAGAACTCATCGATTACGCCATCAGCATCATATGCAATATCCTTGAGCCTTCTCAACCAAAGTCTTACAAGTTCTTCCTTTTCTCGGCGTCAGCAATCACAGCGAGAATCATTTCCGAAGTAGTTTGAAGCTTCTTCAAGTCATTTTTGACATCCAAAGCCAAACCAATGTCTCTGGAAACAACACCCGCCAGCTTCTTTAGGATTCCTGTTGCACCGCTCATAAGGATATCTTCCATTGTATAAAGAGACAGAAATTGAACAAAATGAAGACACAATAAAGCAACTCAAGTATTAATCTCAGATAGCTAGTTGTTTGTGTAAGATTGATGTTGAGTTTGTGCTCTGAATTTATAGATTGAAGttatgtataaaaaaaaaaaactcagcaATCACCGTACAATAAGGAATAGATGGAGATGTGTAATTGGTTATTAGCATCTGGCTTATTTGAATTGTGCCATTCATGCATACATCTCAGATTTGGATCATTCATAAATGCATATTTTAAAAAATCCAAGTTGTTGTAAGCATGCAATTGTTTTATCAATCCAGTATTTATCCAACAAACTAAACACTAAAAAGCCGCCTTACCTCAGGGCGCACGTGTTTCTGCATTTCCGAAGGCCATTATCCAGCATACATAATGAATGAGATGCATCCCAATCCATCCATGGTGTTGCTTACCAGTAAGCAAAACAACAATAACCTGATAAAAAAGTCCACGCATTAGGACAAGGACAGGTAATTgcaaaacaattaaaaaattaCACAAATTAGGGAGAGAACTCCACATGTTTGGATCTATCCACAAGACTTGAATTGACTTCATCATAAATTTCCGACTGTAGTGGTGCTCTATGGTAAACTCGAAGTGAGTTAAACTCACTACACTGTAAAAGTGTAAAGAGGAGATTTTTTACACTTGGTGGTCATCTTTTTGTGAGGAACAGTTTTCAGTGAGAATATACATCAAACACTTGACCTACATAATTCAGAAACAGCGTATTTTCCAATTCTAATGGACACAATCACTACATAAAAGATTCTATCAAGAATATGAATCAAAGACACGACATCTTGGTGAAAATTTTCGAGATCCTCTATTATGTTGACTGGAACTGGTTGcctgctatatatatatatatatgagtcgAACAAGAAATGATAGTTCTTCGTTACCGAGGGTCAGAATTTCTATATATAACGGATGGGAaaggttttttcttttatttttgtaagaAGATTACAAGAAATGGCAGAGCTGAAGAAGTGCCAAGTAGATATGCAACCAAGAGAATATAACACAGAGAACGAATGCTGCTATTCACTAAAGATCATATTCCTGATTTGTACAGGCCCCCAATGTTTTTTGTTTAAATGAAAGTAAAGAGAAAATAATGGAATTACAATGACaattaagaaacaacaaatcacAAAGAGAAACTTGGTTTTAAGCGTCTTGATGTTGAATAAGAGAAACATGGAAACCTACTAGCTAGCTAGTTTTACATGCGTGCAGTAGATGGGAGAGAGGTATTGGCGTATTGCATCATAATGCTTTGTTCTTCGTCTAAGAGGAGCAACACCCACTGCTCTGGTTCACTGGTTGTCCTTTGATTTGGACTGTCGGGGGCCTTGCATTGTTCATTGCTGGTTGGCTTGCCATCCTGTACGATTAGGGTGTAAACGTTTAGAATGAATGGACAGAGAATTGCTCAAATTACGAGAACCAGTACTACTGGTAACTACAGTTGTTGCATTTGTATATACCTGTTTTTGATTTCTGAAGCCATGGCCATGAAAGCTTGTTCGACGTTAGTGGCATTTTTTGCACTTGTTTCCAGGAATGGAATCCCAATTTCATCAGCAAGTGCCTTAATTAACAGCGACAGAAACAAAACCAAGTTAAAACATGTTGCTCAATCATGCAGGAGATGAATACAAGGGAAAGACGCAGCAACCCAGACAAACAAATTTGCAAAAATATCTACATAACCACAATTTTAAAACAGCATGTTTAGTCTGTGAGATAGGCACTACATAATGTAAGTGACTTGCTGCTTTGGTGCTGATTCTGTGAGTTAGTAGCATGGCAAACCTCTATTGCGGTATGGGGTGTCTTAAGAAatagagagaaaagaagaaaagacttcctAAGTACCTAAAGATTTAGGTGAGTGCACTTGTTGTTGCAAGTGTGTAAGGGTGAATACGTACGGGTGGAAAGAGTTCCCTGAACCACATTTGGACCTGTGACAGTCGGGTACCAGAGTAGTCTTTTCACCCGCAAGTACTCAGCCTTACACGCTTGCAACAGCAAGTGCATGCAAATAGCAACAATCTCTCAGGATTGGACATGGAAGACAAGGGGAAGAAGACAACCACCACAAAGAACATACAAAGACTATGCCAACTGAGCCTATATATCATTACATAAAAAGGGGAAGATAACATGAGTCATATGATCTGTCAGGATTGATTAAAGGAAACTTGCACAACATTGTTTCCGAACACACATGTATCTGACACCAACTCAACAGTTAAGGGTTGGATTTAAATTACCTTGCCGGTCTCATAAGAGACAGCCCTGTTTGCTGTGAGATCACATTTGTTTCCAACCAAAAGTTTATTGACACTCTCACTAGCATATCGATCAATTTCATTTAGCCATTGCTTCACATTGTTGAAGCTCTCCTGGTCAGTCACATCATACACTACCTGGAAAAATTAACAGTAAGTAACTTGTTTGAGGTGGTAAAGCATCGATAAAGATTATATGTAACTTACTATAATGCCATGTGCACCACGGTAGTAACTGCTAGTGATCGTCCTGAAACGTTCTTGTCCAGCTGTGTCCCACTGCATGACCACAAACGGCGGATTTCAAAAGTTAACTCAGAGATATAAAAGTTCCAGATAATATACCGTGCCAGAAAACTATGACTCAATGTGTAGGTAAAATTCGTGAGCCCACTAATCTGATGGGAAATGTTAACCCGTAAACCAAGACCAAAGTAAAATTCTAGACGGGCCAAGAAAAACCTAGGGACCGGGCAAAGGTCCATCCCTAGATAGTCCTAACTCCTGGTCTCTAACAATTTCGACATTTCTGGATAGAATGATTCAAATTCTACTGCTAATACACGCCAATGCATACACCAGAGGCGTTTACAGTATCACTGATATAAAATATTCAAGAACAGTGTAACAACAATACATCCTTCCATGTCTACAGTGCACGGCGAAAACCATCCAATTTACAAACAATAGAAAACAATCATCAATGGAAGAAAGAAACTCACAATCTGAAGCTTAATGGTCTTCCCATCCTGTTCCACTGTCCGGATTTTCTACGAAAAAGAACACACGATATTACAAATTCTGCACACACACACAACTTAAGTGAAATCAGATTCCTGGTTGAAATTGAAGTACTTACAAAGTCAACCCCAATAGTACTGATGTAACTCTCTAGATAAGAGTCATCCTGCGTATTAACAAAAATACAAATGGTAAAGATCTCGTACAGTTACTATAGAATTGTTGCACAACATATTAAAGTGATAAGATAACATTCCCATTACAGAACATTCAAGTGTTGGCTGCTTTGTAAGAGCCAGTCGGTCAATAAGAAAAAACAGCTGAAAACGAACCCAAATTTGTACCCGTCTATCCGTATTATGCAGAACTATAATTCTCATAGTACACAATAATTCATGCAGAACTACAATTCAATGTGTTTATATGATTACTTACAGCAAACCTCAAAAGAAGACATGATTTACCGACACCGGAATCTCCAATAAGCAAGAGTTTGAACAGATAATCACTGCAAAACAACACAACACATAATTAAAAACCTTGAAAACACACAATTCTAATCCCAATCAAGTCAAAATTGAAAGCCTaaaaatcagtttctgaatcACAATTGCATAATTCGAACATATAATCCTCAATTaattgaaacacaaaaaaaaaacaaatttgaaaCTAAAACTATACTTTTCCCAACCCTAGATCATTCTAAATTATGATCAAATTGACCcgaattaaaaaccctaaaaaatcagatttttaCACAATTAACACACAATTCAAGTAATTTAACCTAAATCGAAGAAACCCAGATTGAAAAAAGATGTTCTGATCAAAACCCTAGATCCCGATCTACATCAAACaacaattccaaaaccaaaacacCAATAAAAAACAAATCTTtacaaggaaaaaagaaaaggttgaagaagagtaAATCTGTTAAGAATACTTACTATTCTGGATTCATGGctgataaagaaagaaaaaaatctgtTCTTTTTTCTGTTTCTGGTGTGATCTCAAGTTTGGGGTCTTCTcaaattgagaagaagaagagagaagatgAAAAGGGGGTGTTTTAAGAGAGAAAGACAGAAAGTGCGTCGGTGTTTCGTACACGGTACAACTACGTGCAGCTAACTATAAAACCAATTTTAAAaagaacttttttttctttccttccttggttTTTCTTGGGGCAAGTGCCCCTCCCGGCTAGGAGCCATGCTAACTTTGTTGGGGTCACAGCGTAAATTCAGAAAATAAGGTATGATTTAGGTCAAGGGGCGTATTCTGAGTCATAATGAAAAATACGGGAAAAGATTATGGATCATAATGGACAAATAATTAGGACTATTTTGTCAAATTTGTATCATAGCTGTAGATTTAGGGTCACGGTGCAGATTTAAGATCACTGAGTCATAAAGGAAGATATCGGGTCACTTGCATGCAGATGGTCACTTACATACTGAGTCATAATGGAAAATACGAGAGAAAATTATGGATCATATTGGACATATATTCAGGACTGTTTTATCAAATTTGTGTCATAACTATAGATTTAGGATCACGGT
This is a stretch of genomic DNA from Papaver somniferum cultivar HN1 chromosome 1, ASM357369v1, whole genome shotgun sequence. It encodes these proteins:
- the LOC113274888 gene encoding putative disease resistance protein At3g14460 — protein: MHDLVHDLAEDVSGDNELVSLKASELEDVSEVRRLRLELDKEISATSLKSLSIAKKLQLRHLSFKQKHLRYLHLCCLDLSEVNYDQSISKLYNLETLVLTKMDIRVQNLLQNIQSLKKLRHLEVSFTYMEELPDSVTSLSNLQTLDLNNCELKALPESATGLKNLKLLDISFNPIEELPAFIINLHNSCQLLNHPLKLF
- the LOC113274897 gene encoding putative disease resistance protein RGA3, with product MWNENSEQWENLKSVLLVGAPGSKLLITTRNDQVASIVRGSIPPHSLDQLEDDAGWSIIKHKAFSPGGALNSPNMSDIGKEIAKQCCGLPLAAKFLGSLLHLKRKESDWRSIRDDDIWNTSDNKRKILSVLKLSYNNLPSHLKQCFSYCSIFPKNWEISKEALVRLWMAEGFLKDIGREK
- the LOC113322124 gene encoding ras-related protein RIC1-like, which produces MNPEYDYLFKLLLIGDSGVGKSCLLLRFADDSYLESYISTIGVDFKIRTVEQDGKTIKLQIWDTAGQERFRTITSSYYRGAHGIIVVYDVTDQESFNNVKQWLNEIDRYASESVNKLLVGNKCDLTANRAVSYETGKALADEIGIPFLETSAKNATNVEQAFMAMASEIKNRMASQPAMNNARPPTVQIKGQPVNQSSGCCSS